Part of the Fusarium musae strain F31 chromosome 3, whole genome shotgun sequence genome, TTTTGCTCAGGAGTCGACGGAAACCCTGCTTATGTCGAATTATAGTACAAGCACTCCAAAATTATGAATACATGGAAAAGCGAAGTCTACAACCTGAAGATCCGTTCTACATGAGCGGCGAGAAGTATCAAGATCGCAAACTCATCGAAGCCATTCTTGGGGACAAAATAAACAGTTTTGAGGGACAACCGATATTTCCTGCTATCGGACATTGGCAAAAGGGACCTGAAGAGTCAAGACCTGTTCGAgacacaagacaagacaactATAAGCGGAACTGGACTGTAGGTCTCCACCAAAGACTTGCCGTGGCGGCTGTTGGTGGGATATTTCTCATGGCCCCCATGTGGCTGATGGTCTTGCATAATACTCTCTACACAGCTTTGGTTTCGACGACGGTGTTTGTTACTGTGTTTGGATTGATGGCAGCGGTATATCTTACGAGTTTGATGGATGTTATGTCGAGTACAGCGGCTTATGCTgcggtgttggtggtgttcGTTGGACTGATCACTGAGCTGCACGATGGCTGAGATGGAGCAAAAGGCAAGCGTCTATTCGGAAGAAATTCAGACGGCTTGCAGGAACCAGTCTCgcattctttttatttctagtTGGAAAgctttggctttgaagaATCTTACAGAGTTCATGTCTCAAGTACATGAGTACGCAACAAATCATCTAGCACCTTGCCAACAGCCAAaaccttttcctcctccaaaacCCGCCCCACGATCTGTATATCCACAGGGAGATGGTGCTTGACCATATCTTGCATATGATCCTCCCAAAGGCGGGTGTTCCATTCGTCCAGCTCATTTCTCGGCTCATGATCCCACAATGCGTCAAGATCCCTAGCTTCAACCTTTCCTCCCGGAATGACTAAAGCCGTATAATCCAAAAGATTCCAGACTTTGGTGTATCCCACCCACTTGACAGTGTTGTGAGGGACAGCCGCATGTGGCAGAGCCGGCATTATAATTGCGTCCACAGTCTTTCCCTTCTTAGAGTGGGTGTTATTCCACTTCTCCAAATAGGCCTGCTGGAGCTCTCGCTTCCGTTTGTTAAGTTGCCAATAATCAAACACTGATATTGGCTTTCCCCTGTTCACAAGCCTCTCCACGCTCGGGATAAAAGGCTCGCCTCCTGCCTCGACATCACGACGAAtgtcttctcctccatcgaCTGTGAAGTAGGCATCCATAACCTCTATGCACTCAGCGTGCAAGTCGGGCTTCCACATCACAAGCTCATGACCATCAGCTGCaagagcagctgcagcttgcGCGAGAACCCTTACGATACTAGGATGCGGCTTCACAACGCCGTCGTCATACAAGACACCGATCGTTAGCTTGCTGTTTACGGTCATGTCATATTCAGACTGGCGCCATGGGATGGGAACGCAACGACAGTCTTGTTTCCAGGGTTCCTGAAGTGTGATCTCTTTCGTGAGATGGTAAATGGTCGAAAGGGAGCGTGCCAAGGGGCCAATGGAAGACGGGACGTGCTCTTGTCCGTCGGTTGAGACAGGCACTCCTCCATATGGTAATCTCGAGCTCTACGTCACGTCAGCGATATTCTGAAGGTGGTGAGTCCACGTACGCTTGGCTTGAACCCATATAGACCCATCATGGAAGCTGGCATACGGATACTACCACCCAAATCTGATCCAAAACCTCCGAGACTCCCATGAGAGTAAATCAGAGCCGACTCCCCGCCCGAGGATCCTCCAGGCGTATATCCGAGAATGATCGGGTTCTCAGTCAACCCCCAAAGAGGATTGTCAGTTTCAGCCCACTTCTCAAGATTAGTATAAGCTCAAACTATGCCTTTTATCAGACTCGCCATTATGCTTTGTGGGAGATTGGTCTTGCAAATAATGATGGCGCCCAGCTTTTTCAAGATCTTTACTAGGACAGCATCATCGTTGGCTGGTTTGAAGGCCTTGCTTGTGTAGCCAAGAGTGGTGTCGTGACATTTGACATTGAACTGGTCCTTCAGACTTATTGGAACGCCATGCAGGGGTCCTTgtgtttttttctctttaGCATAATACGCATCGAGCTCTTGGGCCTGTTCCAGGGCATCATCGAAGAGGATTTCGGTCAGGCTAGTAAATGATCAGGCTTTTGTGCCAGTAAGAGATTACAATGAGGCTCACCAGTTTGTCTGTTGATAATGTTAGCTACCTATATATAGAGCTTGCCAAATTGTCATAAGGGTCTACCTTCTTATGCGCCTCAATGGCTCTGTCACACGATATGTTAGTATATATCTCTCACGGAGTTCAATGATCGACTTTCCGTGTGATATAAGCTAGGGTAACGTCTTCACTGCTGAGCTTTCCACTCCGAATCCTATCGGCCAAAGTAGTGATATCATCGACTTGGGTAATGGCGTTGTATGCATCCTGGCGGTCCCCTTTGTCTGATAGGTGCTTGGTGACAAAAGCAGAGATGGCACGGGTCCGTTGCCGTCGCTTCTCTGCGACAACTTGTTGCCAGATTTTCGAATCCATACCGACCTATAGATCTGGCGATAAAGAAAGGCTAGGGAGGTCGCGTATCTGTCCTGTCAAGGACTCAAGGTTCAGAGGCTGTTGCGAAAGTTGGAGGCTGGTCGAATAACCCCGCATATACCCGCACCCGTTACCCGCCGCGGGCTGCTTATGAAGATTTTCGGGTGCAACGCCCGAAATGCAAGTGATGGATGCTTGGCATACTGGTATACCTAAGCTGTGTTTATCGGTCAGAGAGAGTTGCCCAATCGTGGTGTGATATGAAGTGACTCAGTCTGCCTGAGTAACTTACCCGTTCAATTATCGCAAAGTTTCTCAGTCTCAGAGTTTTGGCGCAGTAAGCTCGGGCTAACTTCAGCTGTATCAAGACCTAGAGGTGCTGCGGTCTATGATGTCATTGGGTGCTTTGGCGATGCCGCATATCCGCGGTATCGCGTATAATG contains:
- a CDS encoding hypothetical protein (EggNog:ENOG41), encoding MTVNSKLTIGVLYDDGVVKPHPSIVRVLAQAAAALAADGHELVMWKPDLHAECIEVMDAYFTVDGGEDIRRDVEAGGEPFIPSVERLVNRGKPISVFDYWQLNKRKRELQQAYLEKWNNTHSKKGKTVDAIIMPALPHAAVPHNTVKWVGYTKVWNLLDYTALVIPGGKVEARDLDALWDHEPRNELDEWNTRLWEDHMQDMVKHHLPVDIQIVGRVLEEEKVLAVGKVLDDLLRTHVLET